A window from Aerococcus sp. Group 1 encodes these proteins:
- a CDS encoding glycosyltransferase — MNFTVLMSLYHKENPTYLRQCLDSLVKQSLPAEEILIIKDGPLTEELDAILDDFQEQYPKQTTIQAYPKNRGLGLALQDGVQLARNEWIARMDTDDICRTDRFEKQINYLKEHPEVELLGSDVFEFDQSPKEPTARKVVPHSYQDILGYAKRRNPFNHMTVIYKKSAILKAGNYQPLKGYEDYYLWVRMLKNGVKAANLDDTLVYARADQNMFKRRGGWDYFVDGSKAYQKIYQVGLASPLDWLIRMGGQAVFNLVPNSLRQNLYKKILRK; from the coding sequence GTGAATTTTACAGTGCTGATGTCTTTATATCATAAGGAAAACCCGACTTATTTACGGCAATGCTTGGATAGCCTGGTCAAGCAAAGCCTGCCAGCTGAAGAAATATTAATTATTAAGGATGGCCCCCTAACTGAGGAACTCGACGCTATTCTCGACGACTTTCAAGAGCAATATCCCAAGCAAACCACCATTCAAGCTTATCCCAAAAACCGCGGCCTGGGTTTGGCCTTACAAGATGGCGTTCAATTGGCCCGTAATGAATGGATTGCCCGGATGGATACCGATGATATTTGCCGGACGGATCGTTTCGAAAAACAAATCAATTATCTCAAAGAACATCCCGAAGTCGAGTTATTGGGTAGCGATGTCTTTGAATTTGACCAGTCGCCAAAGGAACCGACTGCCAGAAAAGTCGTGCCCCATAGCTACCAAGATATCCTGGGGTATGCTAAACGGCGTAATCCCTTCAACCATATGACAGTGATCTATAAAAAATCAGCTATCCTAAAAGCAGGCAATTATCAGCCGTTAAAAGGTTATGAAGATTATTATTTATGGGTAAGAATGTTAAAAAATGGGGTTAAGGCTGCCAATTTGGACGATACCCTAGTTTATGCGCGTGCAGACCAGAATATGTTTAAAAGACGGGGCGGCTGGGACTATTTTGTCGATGGTAGTAAGGCCTACCAAAAAATCTACCAGGTTGGCCTGGCCAGTCCGCTTGATTGGCTAATCCGTATGGGCGGGCAGGCAGTATTTAATTTAGTTCCTAATTCCCTACGCCAAAACCTCTACAAGAAAATACTAAGAAAGTAG
- a CDS encoding O-antigen ligase family protein: MKEYANKIFSIINNVHLFKIITLIINLIYAVPSSFDIENVPMKIVFVWGIYLLAKDFLTRRIMFKQKFWPFLFAFLISFAISVLLNLTYQFPDSAINWFYVAQTFFLIYAFNPSEDYQTSKKWMARFNDIFIGIVCFLGFVSLLLFAFHIRYWVLDGTGINWMRQGFTENRLFGLYTSPNMGSIIGVLSVVASLMNNILKRSSWKSFQPFYVFNAIIQYLYFVLASSRGTTLTLLTAGLVITCYAIYRLFVRHQANLKSLGKVILGAGLGLFLFVAVEHQAESILAYIPATTQTAARLVTGEISWSDLRHGESKTGGNKSTVIAPVSIQHDEGDAEVSAGRFTIWQAGIKAAAQNFLFGLSDIDLYRNIKDQEATAQVDMTKLTTLDRSEIKRARGNMHNTYIAVFTKAGFVGLIIIAAFALFYLIYHVGYLMTAKVDFSDANNQLYALILVTIIALLAEDMVENHILLANRDTIGLIFWTYAGFLNVHRSQLQAQKSQAINKDLKSKFINIISPY; the protein is encoded by the coding sequence ATGAAAGAATATGCTAATAAAATCTTTTCAATAATTAATAATGTTCATTTATTTAAAATAATTACTTTGATTATTAATCTTATATATGCAGTTCCTAGCAGTTTTGATATCGAGAACGTTCCCATGAAGATTGTTTTTGTCTGGGGAATTTACTTATTGGCTAAGGACTTCTTGACCAGGCGAATAATGTTTAAGCAAAAGTTTTGGCCTTTTTTATTTGCTTTTTTAATCTCTTTTGCGATTTCGGTCCTCTTGAATTTAACATATCAATTTCCCGATTCAGCTATTAACTGGTTCTATGTGGCCCAAACTTTCTTTTTGATCTATGCCTTTAATCCTAGTGAAGACTACCAAACAAGTAAAAAATGGATGGCAAGATTTAACGACATCTTTATCGGTATCGTTTGCTTTTTGGGTTTTGTTTCCTTATTGCTCTTTGCCTTTCACATTCGCTACTGGGTTTTAGATGGTACTGGGATTAATTGGATGCGGCAAGGTTTCACTGAAAATCGCCTATTTGGCCTTTACACCAGTCCTAACATGGGGTCGATTATTGGTGTGTTAAGTGTTGTAGCTAGTTTAATGAATAATATCTTGAAACGATCAAGTTGGAAGAGTTTCCAGCCTTTCTATGTTTTTAACGCCATTATTCAATATTTATATTTTGTTCTAGCCAGTTCGCGGGGTACCACGCTAACCCTCTTAACTGCTGGCTTAGTCATCACCTGCTATGCCATTTATCGTCTCTTTGTTAGACACCAAGCCAACTTAAAAAGTCTTGGCAAGGTTATCCTAGGGGCAGGGCTGGGGCTTTTTCTCTTTGTCGCTGTGGAACATCAAGCGGAAAGTATTTTAGCTTATATTCCAGCAACGACCCAAACAGCTGCCCGCTTAGTTACTGGGGAAATCAGTTGGAGTGATTTGAGACATGGTGAGAGCAAGACTGGAGGAAATAAAAGTACGGTTATCGCTCCCGTAAGTATTCAACACGATGAAGGGGACGCTGAAGTTTCAGCAGGACGTTTTACTATTTGGCAAGCCGGGATCAAGGCCGCTGCACAAAATTTCTTGTTCGGTTTAAGTGACATTGACTTATACCGCAATATTAAAGACCAAGAAGCTACCGCCCAGGTTGATATGACCAAGCTCACTACCTTGGATAGAAGTGAGATCAAACGTGCTAGAGGAAACATGCATAATACCTATATTGCAGTCTTTACTAAGGCTGGTTTTGTCGGCTTAATTATTATTGCAGCCTTTGCGCTATTCTATTTAATTTATCATGTAGGCTATCTCATGACAGCAAAGGTTGACTTCAGTGATGCCAACAATCAATTATATGCCTTGATCTTAGTCACCATTATCGCCTTACTGGCTGAAGATATGGTGGAAAATCATATCTTGTTAGCCAACCGCGATACCATTGGCTTAATTTTTTGGACCTATGCTGGTTTCCTTAATGTCCACCGTTCCCAATTACAAGCACAAAAAAGCCAGGCAATCAATAAAGATCTAAAAAGTAAATTTATAAATATTATTTCGCCTTATTGA
- a CDS encoding cytidylyltransferase domain-containing protein, which yields MNILAVIPARGGSKGIPRKNVRILNGHPLIAYAIMNAQNSQYQMDVCVSTDDEEIARVAETYQAEVVWRGENLSSDAVTLDPVIYDAYQKMEAKKGVHYDLIITLQATSPLLQIKTLDQAIGKLINDPAIDTLISVVNHPHLSWTEDDSGKIIPNYKERLNRQYLPANYSETGAFLITRDHAIEENSRIGQHLAVFQVPEAESTDIDTAQDWWVVENEMNKKNILIRVEGYAEIGLGHVYRGLALAYGLIHHKVRFVTSQQSNLAQEN from the coding sequence ATGAATATATTAGCTGTTATACCAGCACGTGGAGGCTCTAAAGGAATTCCACGCAAGAACGTGAGAATACTTAATGGGCATCCGTTAATCGCTTATGCCATTATGAATGCTCAAAATAGCCAATATCAGATGGATGTCTGTGTCTCAACGGATGATGAAGAAATCGCCCGCGTCGCAGAAACTTACCAAGCTGAAGTGGTATGGCGAGGAGAAAATTTATCAAGTGATGCAGTCACCTTAGATCCAGTAATTTATGATGCTTATCAGAAGATGGAGGCTAAGAAGGGGGTCCATTATGACCTGATTATTACCCTGCAAGCGACTTCACCGCTCTTACAAATCAAAACCCTGGACCAAGCCATTGGAAAATTGATCAATGATCCAGCTATCGACACCTTGATCAGTGTGGTTAACCACCCGCATTTATCTTGGACAGAGGATGATTCAGGTAAGATTATTCCTAATTACAAGGAGCGACTCAATCGCCAATATTTACCAGCTAACTATTCTGAAACTGGCGCTTTTCTGATTACCCGTGACCATGCCATAGAAGAAAATTCAAGGATAGGCCAACACCTAGCTGTTTTTCAGGTTCCCGAAGCGGAGTCGACCGATATCGATACGGCTCAGGATTGGTGGGTGGTTGAAAATGAAATGAATAAGAAAAATATTCTTATTCGGGTAGAGGGTTATGCCGAAATTGGTTTAGGACATGTCTACCGTGGCTTAGCCCTAGCTTACGGCTTGATCCATCATAAGGTCCGCTTTGTGACTAGTCAGCAATCGAATCTGGCCCAAGAAAATTAA
- a CDS encoding polysaccharide deacetylase family protein, translating to MKAKSKVLILALLSIILLTLGLFSYRHHLINKKHQAQSTITMDALFIDDDHAYLTPEIDEDMIQAAKDNANKLAPEKKEKALKEIALVEQKLAAIQAVDQIYQHDDSEAFVVGDKVNPRDILNNSVSLADLKKLAPHFDFSVGDALSDELKIHYKNALEIVQLDDKLQSILNDLPTSFQADQINANLKKFNEISQILEDTAINIEGQPRLKNSLQAITNKTKIYAKSLIQANPPLKDDVLNQLLNQPLLGHYLTGSSIDHRKLIALTFDDGPSENTGAILDILDQYGIKAMFFQQGNHVKEYPQVSQRILAEGHKLGNHTYDHPYFSNLRDKEVVDEISQGEAAIKEATGISPKYIRNPHGAQRKRIARLRPDLTGIYWDIDSEDWKSMDTKQITQRVLSQAHNHAVILHHDTIKATAEAMKKYIPELKKQGYTFVFADQIPETKNWINN from the coding sequence ATGAAAGCTAAATCAAAAGTTCTTATCCTTGCTTTACTTAGCATTATTTTATTAACCTTAGGCCTATTTTCATATCGTCACCACCTAATCAATAAAAAGCACCAAGCCCAAAGTACTATCACCATGGATGCTCTCTTTATTGATGACGATCATGCCTATTTAACCCCTGAGATTGACGAGGATATGATCCAGGCGGCCAAAGATAATGCCAATAAATTAGCGCCCGAGAAGAAAGAAAAAGCTCTTAAAGAAATTGCCCTCGTCGAACAAAAGCTAGCAGCTATCCAAGCCGTTGACCAAATCTACCAACATGATGATTCAGAGGCTTTTGTGGTTGGCGATAAAGTGAATCCTCGTGATATTCTAAATAATAGCGTTAGCTTGGCTGACCTCAAAAAGCTAGCTCCCCATTTTGATTTCTCAGTGGGTGATGCCCTATCCGATGAATTAAAAATTCATTATAAAAACGCCTTAGAAATTGTCCAATTAGATGATAAACTCCAATCAATTCTTAATGACCTGCCCACCAGTTTTCAAGCTGATCAAATTAACGCTAACTTAAAGAAATTTAACGAAATTAGTCAAATCCTCGAGGATACTGCGATAAATATCGAAGGTCAACCCCGTCTCAAGAATAGCCTCCAAGCAATCACTAATAAAACAAAAATCTACGCCAAGAGCCTGATTCAAGCCAATCCCCCTCTCAAAGACGATGTCTTAAATCAACTATTAAACCAACCCTTGCTGGGCCATTACCTGACCGGTAGTTCGATTGACCACCGTAAGTTGATCGCCCTAACCTTTGATGATGGCCCTTCCGAAAATACTGGAGCTATCCTAGATATTCTCGATCAATATGGGATCAAAGCCATGTTTTTCCAACAAGGCAACCATGTTAAAGAGTACCCTCAAGTGAGTCAACGAATTTTAGCTGAAGGTCATAAACTTGGCAACCATACCTATGACCACCCTTATTTCTCTAATTTAAGAGATAAAGAGGTTGTGGACGAAATTAGCCAAGGTGAAGCTGCCATTAAAGAAGCCACCGGCATCAGTCCTAAATATATCCGTAACCCCCACGGCGCTCAAAGAAAACGCATTGCTCGCTTAAGGCCAGACTTAACCGGTATCTATTGGGATATCGATTCTGAAGACTGGAAGTCCATGGATACTAAGCAAATCACCCAACGTGTCTTAAGTCAAGCCCACAACCATGCCGTTATCCTCCATCACGACACCATCAAAGCAACTGCCGAAGCCATGAAAAAGTATATCCCAGAACTGAAAAAACAAGGCTACACCTTTGTTTTTGCTGATCAAATACCGGAAACAAAGAATTGGATTAATAACTAA
- a CDS encoding glycosyltransferase family 2 protein, protein MLISVIIPVYKVEKTLERAVNSVLDQSYPHLEIILVDDGSPDKSGDIADQLAKKDPRIQVIHQANKGLSGARNTGIAVASGDYLAFLDSDDCYELDLFEHFMASYQEERPDLFIFNVKRIGVKSQTVKESKEMLLTSSQAGIEAMLDYSGIDFYAWNKIYARQLFRDVRFPEGKLYEDTAVSYATMKRATRIMTTSYVGINYYENEESIVAQSFNPKQMDNVTERARMLDDVQVNFPDLTAKAGARLFDGFLSTAYKMAQVSPFKQVGSSHQELLETVNHYRPYFEENEEIDWKKRLAWQLFRLNPKLYARMYQWYLGK, encoded by the coding sequence ATGTTAATTTCGGTCATTATTCCGGTTTATAAAGTCGAAAAAACACTAGAGAGAGCGGTAAACAGTGTCTTAGATCAAAGCTACCCGCATTTGGAAATTATTCTGGTGGATGATGGTTCTCCTGACAAGAGTGGGGATATTGCTGACCAGTTAGCTAAAAAAGACCCCCGTATCCAGGTGATCCACCAAGCTAATAAGGGCTTATCAGGAGCAAGAAATACCGGTATCGCAGTAGCTAGCGGAGACTATCTGGCATTTTTGGATAGTGATGATTGCTATGAGCTTGACCTATTTGAACACTTTATGGCTAGTTATCAGGAAGAACGCCCCGATTTATTTATTTTTAATGTCAAACGCATTGGAGTAAAATCCCAAACGGTAAAAGAGTCAAAAGAGATGCTTTTGACCTCTAGCCAAGCAGGGATCGAAGCCATGCTAGATTATTCCGGGATCGATTTTTATGCTTGGAATAAGATATACGCGAGACAGCTTTTCCGTGATGTCCGTTTTCCTGAAGGTAAATTATATGAAGATACAGCGGTATCCTATGCGACCATGAAAAGGGCGACCAGGATTATGACGACTTCATATGTAGGGATTAATTATTATGAGAACGAGGAAAGTATTGTCGCTCAGTCCTTTAATCCCAAGCAAATGGACAATGTGACGGAAAGGGCGCGCATGTTAGATGACGTTCAGGTCAACTTTCCAGACCTTACTGCTAAGGCAGGAGCGCGCCTATTTGATGGCTTCCTATCTACAGCCTATAAAATGGCTCAAGTCAGTCCCTTCAAGCAAGTAGGGAGTTCTCATCAGGAACTGTTAGAAACTGTCAACCATTACCGCCCTTATTTCGAGGAAAATGAGGAAATTGACTGGAAAAAGCGCTTAGCTTGGCAATTATTCCGCCTAAATCCCAAACTTTATGCTAGAATGTATCAGTGGTACTTAGGAAAGTAA
- a CDS encoding bifunctional glycosyltransferase family 2/GtrA family protein: MSISDITIIIPALEPNEKLIELLESIRRQDSDNFTIIIVNDGSSADYDSYFKQAHEDFGAIVLKHEENYGKGRALRTAFDYILHYLPDCQGVITIDSDGQHTYADMMKCIGAFQQDPSALVLGVRDFQNEVPWKSQFGNRLTRYILKMVTGISLTDTQTGLRVIPKTYLARLLEISGDRFEYELKMIIDAAKQKIPIKEVAIETIYHDDNKGSHFNPIKDSIAIYSVFLEYMANQTYFWKYILSSVSSFVVDILLFHLFSVLLPHAASTLTIYLATIIARTISSVFNYTLNRFLVFKQESKQSFIKYVSLVIVQMFLSGGLVSLISTVIQSKATTIIKVFVDSLLFLLSYFIQKHFIFKSK, encoded by the coding sequence GTGTCAATCAGTGATATTACAATTATTATTCCTGCTTTAGAACCGAATGAGAAGTTAATTGAACTTCTAGAGTCGATTCGCAGACAAGATTCAGATAATTTTACAATTATTATCGTTAATGATGGGTCTTCTGCTGACTATGATTCCTATTTTAAGCAAGCGCATGAAGACTTTGGTGCCATTGTCTTAAAACATGAGGAAAACTATGGCAAAGGGCGTGCGCTGAGAACGGCTTTTGACTATATTCTTCACTATTTGCCTGACTGCCAAGGAGTCATTACTATTGATTCAGATGGACAGCATACCTATGCCGATATGATGAAATGTATTGGAGCTTTTCAGCAAGACCCCAGTGCCTTAGTTTTAGGCGTTAGAGATTTTCAAAATGAAGTGCCGTGGAAGAGTCAATTTGGTAATCGCTTAACTCGCTATATTTTAAAAATGGTTACCGGCATTTCCTTAACCGACACCCAAACGGGGTTAAGAGTGATTCCTAAAACTTATTTGGCCAGACTTTTGGAGATTTCAGGCGACCGCTTTGAATATGAATTAAAGATGATCATTGATGCCGCTAAGCAAAAAATTCCAATTAAGGAAGTGGCTATTGAGACCATCTATCATGATGATAATAAGGGGAGTCATTTTAACCCGATCAAGGATTCCATTGCTATTTACAGCGTCTTTTTAGAATACATGGCTAATCAGACCTATTTTTGGAAATACATCCTGTCTTCGGTCTCGTCCTTTGTGGTAGATATCCTTTTATTCCATCTCTTTTCTGTACTCTTGCCGCACGCTGCAAGTACTCTGACCATTTACTTAGCGACAATCATTGCCCGGACCATTTCATCGGTCTTTAACTACACCTTGAATCGCTTTCTCGTTTTCAAGCAAGAATCCAAACAAAGCTTTATCAAATATGTCAGCTTGGTCATCGTGCAGATGTTCTTATCCGGAGGTTTAGTGTCTCTAATAAGCACTGTCATTCAATCGAAAGCAACTACCATCATTAAAGTATTTGTTGATTCCTTACTTTTCCTGTTAAGTTATTTTATTCAAAAGCATTTTATTTTTAAAAGTAAATAA
- a CDS encoding PseG/SpsG family protein: protein MLKKRDLRIINFEDIGPGADLADAVINDLYAPQKKGSQYYWGSPYYIIRDEFLINSPSDFHKEVKNIFVIFGGVDPNNLTQKVLEAIPFVENAKDIQFTIVVGPGYPYFEQVKDQAESMPYAIDVIQNVKVMSDYMNKSDIAVSSQGRTMLELASMGVPTILLAQNERELTHEFGYLSNGFMNLGLGQAIDSQSIGRTLNWLIETPQIRQQMHQQMLANDLRHGLDRVLKIILE from the coding sequence ATGCTCAAAAAGCGCGACCTGCGTATCATCAATTTTGAAGATATTGGCCCAGGCGCTGACCTCGCTGATGCGGTTATTAACGATCTATATGCTCCTCAGAAAAAGGGGAGCCAATATTATTGGGGAAGCCCCTATTACATCATTCGGGATGAATTCTTAATTAATTCTCCTAGTGATTTTCATAAAGAAGTGAAGAATATTTTTGTTATTTTTGGTGGGGTGGATCCTAATAACCTAACCCAAAAAGTATTGGAGGCTATTCCCTTTGTCGAAAATGCCAAAGACATTCAATTTACCATTGTTGTTGGCCCTGGCTATCCTTACTTTGAACAAGTGAAGGACCAGGCAGAAAGTATGCCATACGCTATTGATGTGATTCAAAATGTCAAAGTCATGTCTGATTATATGAATAAATCGGATATCGCGGTTTCTTCCCAAGGACGGACCATGTTAGAGTTAGCATCTATGGGAGTACCAACGATTCTCTTGGCTCAAAATGAGCGGGAATTGACCCATGAATTTGGATATTTATCCAATGGCTTTATGAACCTAGGTTTAGGTCAGGCCATCGATAGCCAATCCATTGGGCGGACTTTGAATTGGTTGATTGAAACACCACAAATTCGTCAACAAATGCACCAACAAATGTTAGCCAATGATTTACGTCATGGTTTAGATCGTGTATTAAAAATTATTTTAGAGTAA
- a CDS encoding polysaccharide deacetylase family protein yields the protein MNKKALFLTSILTALLLGLAGILYYNHHITVAKVEKEVNEIYFNNKHDYINPNYSLEDLEKVKYDSRHIYGDHAKELQELIDRAIDKRKAIQFLNDAVLDDKPIIEGNQVNKDWVIEDGVSAEEVDKKKDRFNFDYSDKLVEDLKANYGLLQQAAQSNETIENKIDHLPEKFMIESLDKDLDAFNQVAKEISNYIDHTNKEGQADLFKKRLMDYALSVKEQTANQDGYSKSLEKLLKQDELASVLTGSPVDYRPLVAITFDDGPDDNVENAMDICEQYGIKATFFLQGNNTEKKPELAREIVKRGHHVANHSYDHPDFAKLTDKQILDQINRTQDIIKQATGVTPTLFRTPYGQDRARTTQLVAPLKPCYWNTTSRDWQLTDPDDIYDMIMKNMQHHSVILQHSRYTATTDALKKVIPELKKRGYVFVFPEQIPDIKTWNHN from the coding sequence ATGAACAAAAAAGCTTTATTTTTAACCAGTATTTTAACGGCTTTGCTATTAGGCTTGGCTGGAATTTTATACTATAACCACCATATTACGGTGGCCAAAGTTGAAAAAGAAGTTAATGAAATTTATTTTAATAATAAGCATGACTATATCAATCCGAATTATTCTTTGGAGGATTTAGAGAAGGTTAAATATGATAGTCGCCACATCTATGGTGACCATGCTAAGGAATTACAAGAGCTCATTGATCGGGCGATTGACAAGCGGAAGGCCATTCAATTCCTTAATGACGCTGTGCTTGATGATAAGCCGATTATTGAAGGCAACCAGGTCAACAAGGATTGGGTCATTGAAGATGGAGTTTCTGCTGAAGAGGTTGATAAGAAAAAAGATCGCTTTAATTTCGACTACTCAGACAAGTTAGTGGAAGATTTAAAAGCTAACTATGGACTTTTACAGCAGGCGGCCCAATCGAATGAGACGATTGAAAATAAAATTGATCATTTACCAGAGAAGTTTATGATTGAAAGCTTAGATAAAGACCTTGATGCTTTTAACCAGGTTGCTAAGGAAATATCCAATTATATCGACCATACCAATAAGGAAGGTCAAGCTGACCTCTTTAAAAAGCGCTTAATGGACTACGCTTTATCAGTAAAAGAACAGACGGCTAACCAGGATGGCTATAGCAAGTCCCTAGAAAAATTACTTAAGCAGGATGAATTAGCCAGTGTGCTGACTGGGTCGCCAGTGGATTATCGGCCTTTAGTGGCTATTACCTTCGATGATGGTCCTGATGATAATGTCGAAAATGCCATGGATATCTGTGAACAATACGGCATCAAGGCAACCTTCTTCTTACAAGGAAATAATACTGAAAAGAAACCAGAATTAGCCCGTGAGATCGTTAAACGTGGCCACCATGTGGCAAATCACTCTTATGATCACCCTGATTTTGCTAAATTAACAGATAAGCAAATTTTAGACCAAATTAATCGTACCCAAGATATCATTAAACAAGCAACGGGAGTAACGCCGACATTATTTAGAACGCCTTATGGCCAAGATCGAGCGCGGACGACTCAATTAGTTGCCCCCTTAAAACCTTGTTATTGGAATACCACATCCAGAGACTGGCAATTAACGGACCCCGATGATATCTATGATATGATCATGAAAAATATGCAACACCATTCTGTTATTTTACAGCATTCCAGATATACGGCGACAACCGATGCCTTGAAGAAAGTGATTCCGGAATTGAAGAAGCGGGGCTATGTTTTTGTCTTTCCTGAGCAAATCCCTGACATCAAAACTTGGAATCATAACTAA
- a CDS encoding glycosyltransferase family 2 protein, whose amino-acid sequence MLLSVIIPAYNVESTLQRAVDSVLSQSMKEFEVIIVDDGSTDGTGPLCDAIESQDQRIRVIHQANGGLSAARNTGINQAQGDYLAFLDSDDEYVNDIFSLFYRAYQEYQMDLFIFNFERVSGDQVTPKNAIRQQIFKSQEAVRVLHQYNGLDFYAWNKIWHHSLFDEMRYPLDTLYEDMHVSYLGAKQANCVITTDKVGLRYYDNPLGITAQTFSPGQFDNVTERVKILDDVLIHFPELAQGAARRLFDSFLIVAYQLSQCEDKKMKKKYHSRLLEILKQYQPYFKDNEEISWQKRLAWSLYQVSPSLYSHLYRMYLS is encoded by the coding sequence ATGTTATTAAGTGTAATTATTCCAGCTTATAATGTCGAAAGTACCTTGCAACGTGCGGTCGATAGTGTCTTAAGTCAAAGCATGAAGGAATTTGAAGTGATCATTGTGGATGACGGGTCCACTGACGGAACCGGTCCACTTTGTGATGCTATCGAATCCCAAGATCAAAGGATCAGAGTCATACATCAAGCAAACGGGGGCTTATCTGCAGCAAGAAATACGGGCATTAATCAAGCCCAAGGGGATTATTTGGCCTTTCTTGATTCTGATGATGAATATGTTAATGATATTTTTTCCTTATTTTATCGGGCCTATCAAGAATACCAAATGGACTTGTTCATATTTAATTTTGAACGGGTTTCTGGTGACCAAGTCACCCCTAAGAATGCCATCCGTCAGCAAATATTTAAGAGCCAAGAAGCGGTTAGGGTCCTCCACCAATATAATGGTTTAGATTTCTATGCTTGGAATAAGATCTGGCACCATTCGCTCTTTGATGAGATGAGATACCCTCTTGATACCCTTTATGAAGATATGCATGTGAGTTATCTGGGGGCTAAGCAAGCCAACTGCGTGATTACCACAGATAAGGTTGGCTTAAGATATTACGATAATCCTCTAGGGATCACTGCCCAAACCTTTTCTCCGGGACAGTTTGATAATGTCACTGAAAGGGTAAAGATCTTGGATGATGTACTCATTCATTTCCCTGAATTAGCTCAGGGAGCAGCTCGTCGTTTATTTGATAGTTTCCTAATCGTGGCTTACCAACTTTCCCAGTGCGAAGATAAGAAAATGAAGAAAAAATACCACAGCCGTTTGCTTGAGATCCTTAAGCAATACCAGCCCTATTTTAAGGATAATGAGGAAATTTCCTGGCAAAAACGACTAGCCTGGTCGCTCTATCAAGTATCACCAAGTCTGTATAGCCATTTATATCGGATGTATTTAAGTTAA
- a CDS encoding N-acetylneuraminate synthase family protein, which yields MGIHEVLKEQGYYVIGEIGVNYYDIAKENGTTPMEAAKLMIDKAKESGMDAVKFQTYKAETIASKFSPSYWDTSEEATTSQYELFKKFDSFGYDEYKELADYCKQVGIEFFSTAFDFESADYLYDLMDIYKISSSDLSNLPFIKYQAEKGKTILLSTGASSMDEIHQAVETIESTGNKDIVIMHCVLEYPTPFEDANLNVISSLIKEFPDYVIGYSDHTRPDPRMDVVKTAVALGAKVIEKHYTLDKTLPGNDHYHAMDPDDMKVLKEGLEFQMKVRGQAVADLEAQAAARKNARRSIVLTQDVKAGTILTEDMLTFKRPGTGIAPGKVKEVIGRKVNQDLAEDTTLMEDMLEK from the coding sequence ATGGGGATTCATGAAGTATTAAAAGAACAGGGATACTATGTGATCGGAGAAATCGGAGTCAATTACTATGATATTGCCAAAGAAAACGGCACGACTCCAATGGAAGCAGCTAAGTTAATGATTGATAAGGCAAAAGAGTCGGGTATGGATGCGGTTAAGTTTCAAACCTATAAGGCCGAAACCATAGCCTCAAAATTCTCACCTTCCTATTGGGATACCAGTGAAGAAGCGACCACCTCACAATATGAGCTTTTTAAGAAATTCGATTCCTTTGGCTATGATGAATATAAGGAGTTAGCTGACTACTGTAAACAAGTAGGGATTGAATTCTTCTCAACGGCTTTTGACTTTGAGTCAGCGGATTACCTATATGACCTGATGGATATTTATAAAATTTCTTCATCAGATTTATCCAACCTGCCTTTTATTAAATACCAAGCAGAAAAAGGAAAAACTATCCTCTTATCAACCGGGGCTTCAAGTATGGATGAAATTCACCAAGCTGTTGAAACCATTGAATCCACTGGCAATAAGGATATTGTCATTATGCACTGTGTCTTAGAGTACCCAACCCCCTTTGAAGACGCTAACTTAAACGTTATTTCCAGTCTGATTAAGGAATTTCCTGACTATGTGATCGGCTACTCTGACCATACCCGTCCGGATCCACGAATGGATGTCGTCAAAACTGCTGTGGCCTTAGGGGCTAAAGTTATCGAGAAACACTATACTTTAGATAAGACCTTGCCAGGTAATGACCATTACCATGCCATGGACCCTGACGACATGAAAGTCTTGAAAGAAGGCCTCGAATTCCAAATGAAGGTAAGAGGGCAAGCGGTTGCTGACTTAGAGGCTCAAGCAGCGGCTCGGAAAAACGCACGACGTTCTATCGTTCTTACTCAAGATGTCAAAGCAGGAACAATCTTAACTGAAGACATGCTAACCTTTAAACGTCCTGGTACGGGAATTGCTCCTGGAAAGGTGAAGGAAGTTATTGGTAGAAAGGTTAACCAAGATCTTGCCGAAGACACGACTTTAATGGAAGATATGTTAGAAAAATAG